The Fusobacterium necrophorum subsp. necrophorum genome includes the window CAGATAGAGATTTTGCGAAAAGAAAAATATTCTACTCGAAACATTGCTTCTTTAATAGGAGTGCATCACTCTACCGTCGCTGGCGAAATCAAACATATTTCTGGGATATTCTTCGTGTGGCACACAAGATGCTAGCAAAAAAAAGGCTTGTAAAGGGAGACCTTCCAAGCGAAACAAAGCAATGCTTTCTACCATTGAAGACCGTCTGAAACGTACATGGTCTCTTGAAACAAATTATTGGAAAAGAATTCCCAATACCCTTTCTACGAAGACCATTTACAGAGGATTGCTCTCTGTAGATAAGACGATTCTTCGTCGTAAGGGAGTAGCAAAGAGAAGCGTGGTCAATTCACAATTGGACGTAGTACCAAGAACGTCCCAGCGATGTTAAAAAACACAATACTTTTGGGCACTGGGAATTAGTTCTCGAGGAAAAAGCAAATAGTGTCTTGCTACCTTCATAGAAGAAAAGACTCGGTTTTATATCACACTCCCTATGAAAAATAGAGAGAAAGACTCTATGTTTCAAGCCATTCGTAAAGTAACGGAAGGATTTCCGAAAGAAGCTTTTCAAACATTTCCTTCGGATTGAAGAAAAGAATTTGCTTGCTACGCTTCGGAATTGTTTTTTATTTTGCAGATGCCTACGCCACATGGCAACGTGGAAACAATGAAAATAGTAATGGGTTATTGCGAGAATTCTTTCCTAAGAAAACGAACTTAGCAAAAATTCAGACAGAAGAAACCACAAATGCTCTGATGCTTTTACCCCATCGCCCTAAAAAATGCTTAGGATTTAAAACGCTATTTGAAATATTATTTCATGAAATTTCTATGTTGAGATAAAACTGTCGCATTGCTTATTGCTATTCATCATAATAATTTCATAATAAAACTAATTGAAAGAAGGTATAGAATGAAAGGAATAATATTAGCAGGAGGAAGTGGAACAAGACTTTATCCAATAACAAAAGCTATATCAAAACAAATAACACCGATATATGATAAACCTATGATTTACTATCCTTTGTCTGTTTTGATGTTAGCTGAAATAAAAGAAATTTTGGTTATTTCCACCCCAAGGGATATAGTTGTCTTTGAAGAGTTATTAGAAGATGGTAGTAATTTTGGATTAAAAATATCTTATGCTGTACAAGAAAAGCCTAATGGTTTAACGGAAGCCTTTTTAATTGGTGAAAAATTTATTAATGGAGAAGCATGTGCTTTAGTATTGGGAGATAATATTTTTTATGGGCATGGGTTTACGGGAATGTTAAAAGAAGCAAGATATAAGCAAGAAGGAGCTACCGTGTTCGGATACTACGTAAATAATCCTCAAGACTTTGGAGTAGTAGAATTTGATGAAAAGGGAAAGGCAATTTCTTTAGAAGAAAAACCAAAAAATCCAAAATCGAATTATGCAATTCCAGGGTTATACTTTTATGATAAAACAGTAGTAGAAAAAGCAAAACAAGTGAAGCCATCCCAAAGAGGAGAATTAGAAATTACTACATTAAATGAAATGTATCTGGATGAAGATAAATTGAATGTAGTTAATTTAGGAAGAGGAATGGCTTGGCTGGATACAGGAACTCATGAAGGGCTTCTAGAAGCTTCTAATTTTGTAAAAACAGTTCAATCAAGACAAGGGATTATGGTTGCTTGCCCAGAAGAAATTGCATACCGTAATGGATGGATTTCTAAAGAGAAAGTAGAAGAATTAGCAAAAATACTATTGAAGTCAGAATATGGAAAATATTTAATGGATCTAATTAAGGAGAAATAGGATGTCTAAATTTAAAAAGATAGAAACAGGAATTGAAGGGTTGTATATAATAGAACCAACGACATTTAGAGATGATAGAGGTTTCTTTTTAGAAACATATAATAAGAACGAATTTATTGAAATTGGAATTTTGGACGAATTTGTACAAGATAATCATTCGAAATCAAAAAAAGGAGTATTGCGAGGTTTACACTTTCAAACTCACTATTCTCAGGGAAAACT containing:
- a CDS encoding helix-turn-helix domain-containing protein, encoding MSYIHLTIKKRNQIEILRKEKYSTRNIASLIGVHHSTVAGEIKHISGIFFVWHTRC
- the rfbA gene encoding glucose-1-phosphate thymidylyltransferase RfbA; translation: MKGIILAGGSGTRLYPITKAISKQITPIYDKPMIYYPLSVLMLAEIKEILVISTPRDIVVFEELLEDGSNFGLKISYAVQEKPNGLTEAFLIGEKFINGEACALVLGDNIFYGHGFTGMLKEARYKQEGATVFGYYVNNPQDFGVVEFDEKGKAISLEEKPKNPKSNYAIPGLYFYDKTVVEKAKQVKPSQRGELEITTLNEMYLDEDKLNVVNLGRGMAWLDTGTHEGLLEASNFVKTVQSRQGIMVACPEEIAYRNGWISKEKVEELAKILLKSEYGKYLMDLIKEK